Proteins encoded by one window of Salmonirosea aquatica:
- a CDS encoding SGNH/GDSL hydrolase family protein: protein MKKHLLFALLMLVFVGAAPKKISWVAIGDSITYLNDHPDETGNRLTKGYLTQISEHFPRVEYINQGHNGWTAIKIAESLDKLGLVKADVYTVFLGTNDWWQGRPLGTLADYEQNTGPSTVHGAFRLITDKLKQLNRKARIILITPMQRGDFVYINNPKNNAYGSYKSKKDQTLEQFAKAVVDIGRYEKIPVVDLYHASGMTVENMVNFKRLKDPATGEYRNYTYPEYTTIPFDPEKDEYPYPEAAINMTYDGLHPSNKGNEIIAHLLADQWKGLRW from the coding sequence ATGAAAAAACACCTTCTTTTCGCATTGCTCATGCTGGTTTTCGTGGGCGCAGCTCCAAAGAAAATCAGCTGGGTAGCCATCGGCGACTCCATTACCTACCTCAACGACCACCCCGACGAAACAGGCAACCGCCTGACCAAGGGGTACCTTACCCAGATTTCTGAACATTTCCCCCGCGTGGAATACATCAATCAAGGACATAATGGCTGGACCGCCATTAAGATTGCCGAAAGTCTGGATAAGCTCGGGTTGGTAAAAGCCGATGTGTATACTGTTTTTCTGGGTACCAACGACTGGTGGCAGGGACGGCCATTGGGTACCTTGGCCGATTATGAGCAAAACACAGGCCCTTCCACCGTACATGGTGCCTTTCGACTGATTACGGATAAACTGAAACAGCTTAATCGAAAAGCCCGAATTATTCTCATTACGCCCATGCAGCGAGGTGATTTTGTGTATATCAACAACCCAAAAAACAACGCATACGGCTCCTACAAATCCAAAAAAGACCAAACCCTGGAGCAGTTTGCCAAGGCAGTGGTGGACATAGGCCGTTACGAAAAAATTCCGGTTGTAGACCTCTACCACGCCAGTGGCATGACGGTGGAAAATATGGTGAATTTCAAAAGATTAAAAGATCCCGCCACCGGCGAGTACCGGAATTACACCTACCCCGAATACACCACAATCCCGTTCGATCCCGAAAAGGACGAGTACCCCTATCCCGAAGCCGCCATCAATATGACCTACGACGGGCTTCATCCATCCAACAAGGGCAATGAAATCATCGCCCACCTGCTGGCCGACCAGTGGAAAGGACTCCGTTGGTAG
- the mnmE gene encoding tRNA uridine-5-carboxymethylaminomethyl(34) synthesis GTPase MnmE gives MNAISINQQEPICALATASGVGAIAVVRISGEGAIDLTNRYFRGKDLTTVESHTVHFGTIRQEGTLIDEVLVTVFRAPRSFTREDAVEIACHGSDYIVRQILKVLVKGGARIARPGEFTQRAFLNGQFDLVQAEAVADLIAADSEVSHRTALTQLRGGFSKKLQALREELIHFASLVELELDFGEEDVEFAQRDDLRTLIQNLQGTIHPLIESFDYGNALKDGVPVAIIGSPNVGKSTLLNALLNEEKAIVTAIAGTTRDVIEDTLVLEGLKFRFIDTAGIRETQDVVESLGIERSRRAMEKADVVLMLYDSEETLREVEVLAQGLPADKKVIWVRNKVDLLENQIPSPPHAVPISAHTHLHLDTLKAAIVSQVQSQAGTDTVVTNLRHYEHLVKTSAALDEVLQGLDAGITGDFLAQDIRLALYHLGEITGTIVSDDLLANIFSKFCIGK, from the coding sequence ATGAACGCTATTTCAATCAACCAGCAGGAACCCATCTGTGCCCTGGCTACCGCTTCGGGTGTGGGGGCTATCGCCGTCGTCCGGATTTCCGGAGAAGGGGCCATTGACCTCACAAACCGCTATTTCCGGGGAAAGGATTTGACTACAGTGGAAAGTCACACGGTGCATTTCGGCACGATTCGCCAGGAAGGTACCCTCATTGACGAAGTGCTGGTTACGGTCTTCCGTGCGCCACGATCTTTTACCCGGGAAGATGCCGTAGAAATCGCCTGCCATGGCTCCGACTACATTGTCCGGCAGATTCTGAAGGTACTTGTCAAAGGAGGAGCGCGCATTGCCCGACCGGGCGAATTTACCCAACGGGCTTTTCTGAACGGCCAGTTCGATCTGGTGCAGGCCGAAGCCGTGGCCGACCTCATCGCGGCCGACTCGGAAGTAAGCCACCGGACGGCCTTGACGCAACTGCGGGGCGGTTTCTCGAAAAAATTACAGGCGTTACGGGAAGAGCTGATTCATTTTGCCTCACTGGTGGAGCTGGAATTGGATTTCGGCGAAGAAGACGTAGAGTTTGCCCAGCGGGATGATCTGCGTACGCTTATCCAAAATTTGCAAGGTACCATTCACCCACTCATCGAGTCGTTCGACTACGGCAATGCCCTCAAAGATGGGGTACCTGTAGCGATCATTGGTTCCCCCAACGTGGGCAAATCCACCTTACTCAACGCCCTGCTCAACGAAGAAAAAGCCATCGTGACGGCAATCGCCGGGACTACCCGCGATGTGATCGAAGACACATTGGTATTGGAAGGCCTGAAATTCCGCTTTATCGACACTGCCGGAATCCGCGAAACCCAGGATGTAGTCGAATCGCTGGGCATCGAACGCTCGCGCCGGGCGATGGAAAAGGCCGACGTGGTATTGATGCTGTACGATAGCGAAGAAACCCTGCGGGAGGTAGAAGTACTGGCACAGGGACTGCCGGCCGATAAGAAGGTTATTTGGGTGAGGAATAAAGTGGATCTTTTGGAAAACCAGATTCCTTCCCCTCCCCATGCCGTGCCTATCTCCGCCCACACCCACCTGCACCTTGACACTCTTAAAGCCGCCATCGTCAGCCAGGTTCAGAGCCAGGCCGGCACGGATACCGTCGTGACCAATCTCCGCCATTATGAACATCTGGTCAAAACTTCGGCGGCCCTGGACGAGGTGCTGCAAGGCCTCGATGCGGGCATCACGGGTGATTTCCTGGCGCAGGACATCCGACTGGCCCTCTACCATTTGGGCGAAATCACAGGCACCATCGTCTCGGATGACCTTTTGGCTAATATTTTCAGTAAATTCTGTATCGGGAAGTAA
- a CDS encoding SixA phosphatase family protein: MVRHAEKAATPANDPPLTAVGQQRAQALLDTLRNKNIEYIFSTNTLRTRSTAEPLSQAIGVPIEPYATDTLWEVARRLTKLRGGNVLVVGHSNTLLPLLDQLPVTHQKKTIPDSDYDNLFIVTVKRRFLRPPLIRLEEGTFGALAE; this comes from the coding sequence TTGGTTCGTCATGCTGAAAAAGCTGCTACTCCGGCCAATGACCCGCCCCTCACCGCCGTCGGCCAGCAACGAGCGCAGGCGTTGCTGGATACCCTGCGAAATAAAAATATCGAATATATTTTTTCAACGAACACGCTGCGTACGCGCTCCACGGCCGAACCGCTGTCCCAAGCGATCGGGGTACCTATAGAGCCCTACGCCACCGATACCCTATGGGAGGTAGCCCGTCGGCTGACCAAACTTCGCGGTGGCAATGTTCTGGTCGTGGGACACAGTAATACGCTTCTGCCCCTCCTGGATCAACTGCCGGTCACCCATCAGAAGAAAACGATTCCCGACAGCGATTACGACAATCTGTTCATCGTTACGGTGAAGCGACGTTTTCTGCGTCCTCCGCTGATTCGTTTGGAGGAGGGTACCTTTGGAGCGTTGGCTGAGTGA
- a CDS encoding oxygenase MpaB family protein has translation MRKDTITGRSFPADFLEPYRHTGDPAADAVIDAVAAQGGHGAVGPLMRFLTNYEDFTFEGQSDAVQEFIKSQNKFPDTFDAQAFDEGMAFFWRNYRLISLLLGTYSLPYCYAGANGAQVLWISERIRNNTYQRLEETGAFVFGIMQEPDWHNGRNFQRIAKIRLLHAAIRWFTLHSGRWDAAWGYPICQEDMAATNLSFSYIAIKGFRKLKISVSQKEESSFLHFWNVVGELLGVDPALLPQNMLEAYRLEKGISARQFRSSEAGQGLTRALLKAIEQQITSPSLRNAPAAQMRFFLGDSTADLLDIPKAEWEDRFVKVALQAPFFPKLMSLQKPASPVLERYWR, from the coding sequence ATGCGCAAAGATACGATAACGGGTCGATCATTCCCCGCTGATTTCCTGGAACCCTACCGGCATACCGGCGACCCGGCCGCCGATGCGGTCATCGACGCCGTGGCCGCTCAGGGAGGACATGGGGCGGTCGGTCCACTGATGCGCTTCCTGACCAACTACGAAGATTTCACCTTTGAGGGCCAGTCCGACGCAGTTCAGGAATTTATCAAATCCCAAAACAAATTTCCTGATACTTTTGATGCACAGGCGTTTGACGAGGGGATGGCTTTCTTTTGGCGGAACTACCGCCTTATTTCCCTACTATTGGGTACCTACTCCCTACCCTACTGCTATGCTGGAGCCAACGGTGCCCAGGTGCTTTGGATTTCGGAACGCATCCGGAATAATACCTACCAACGGCTGGAAGAGACGGGAGCGTTCGTGTTCGGTATCATGCAGGAGCCCGACTGGCACAATGGCCGTAACTTTCAGCGCATCGCCAAAATCCGACTTCTGCACGCCGCCATTCGCTGGTTTACGCTCCACAGCGGCCGCTGGGATGCGGCCTGGGGGTACCCTATCTGTCAGGAGGACATGGCCGCCACCAATCTTTCCTTTTCGTACATTGCGATTAAAGGATTTCGAAAACTCAAAATTTCGGTTTCCCAGAAAGAAGAGTCTTCTTTTTTACACTTCTGGAATGTGGTGGGTGAACTCCTAGGGGTAGATCCCGCCCTGCTTCCGCAGAATATGCTGGAAGCGTACCGCCTGGAAAAAGGCATTTCGGCCCGGCAATTCAGGTCTTCCGAGGCGGGGCAGGGCTTGACCCGGGCTTTGCTGAAAGCGATTGAACAACAAATTACCTCCCCTTCCCTACGAAACGCCCCGGCGGCGCAGATGCGTTTCTTCCTGGGTGATTCAACCGCCGATTTGCTGGATATTCCCAAAGCGGAATGGGAGGATCGGTTTGTGAAAGTAGCTCTGCAAGCGCCGTTTTTTCCCAAACTGATGTCCCTGCAAAAACCAGCCTCACCGGTACTGGAACGCTACTGGCGGTAG
- a CDS encoding 7-carboxy-7-deazaguanine synthase QueE codes for MSLKESAEQVEYEVGTLLPIMEAFYTLQGEGAHTGRAAYFIRLGGCDVGCHWCDVKESWDADHHPKTSIANIVAGALAHRGRLAVITGGEPLMYNMDALTRALQEVGFQTNIETSGAYPLSGQWDWVCFSPKKFKVPHPSIYPAANELKVIIFNKSDFAFAEEHAARVGKSCKLLLQPEWSRREQMLPQIIDYIKDNPRWQISLQTHKFMNIP; via the coding sequence ATGAGTTTAAAAGAAAGCGCAGAGCAGGTGGAGTATGAAGTAGGTACTTTGCTTCCGATCATGGAAGCTTTCTATACTTTACAGGGTGAAGGAGCGCACACGGGCCGGGCGGCGTACTTTATTCGGTTGGGGGGGTGTGATGTGGGCTGTCACTGGTGCGACGTGAAAGAATCGTGGGATGCGGATCATCACCCGAAGACCTCTATTGCAAATATCGTAGCCGGAGCTCTGGCGCATCGGGGTAGGTTGGCGGTAATTACGGGTGGCGAGCCTTTGATGTACAATATGGACGCGTTGACCCGGGCGCTCCAGGAAGTTGGCTTCCAGACCAATATTGAAACGTCTGGAGCTTACCCGCTCTCCGGCCAGTGGGATTGGGTATGTTTCTCGCCAAAGAAATTCAAGGTACCCCATCCGTCCATTTATCCCGCCGCCAACGAGCTGAAGGTGATTATTTTTAATAAAAGTGATTTTGCTTTCGCAGAGGAGCACGCCGCTCGGGTTGGAAAAAGTTGCAAGCTGCTGTTGCAACCCGAATGGAGCCGTCGTGAACAGATGCTGCCCCAGATCATTGACTATATTAAAGACAATCCCCGTTGGCAAATATCGTTACAGACTCATAAGTTTATGAATATTCCGTAA
- a CDS encoding OmpA family protein encodes MNRIICLVLLIVLASCMGTFAQDKAMPRRTRELYDNAQIAWKERKMEAALPLFQKLAELEPGLPEVHLRLGQLYEWQRQTARARYHYQQLVKLDPDAPEVATAYQWLGRDTFQRECYDSAQVYLSQALARYPERSNLALVTRKWIASAQFAEQAIRHPLKINKRSLGDTVNFLKAQFFPVLTADNETLIFTGLTPERDENMYITHRTEKGWDTPEEISKNINSPNNEGTCTISADGRTLVFTACNRPDGYGGCDLYFTRQDGKDWLAPKNMGQTVNSSNWESQPSLSADGSVLYFTSDRPGGAGKSDIWKTILDSSGEWLTPTNLGRTINTPDEENAPFIHANGHTLFYASNGLPGLGGFDLFMSQRTDTLWSDPKNLGYPINTVADQVGMYISADGQTAYYTDDRTEPKGRRAMLYAFTIPDTLQKAFVPTKYIKGKVFDQSTKAPLQALLELYDLGSQQRVATFSSQPANGEFLAVLNQNSEHALYVVKEGYLFKSLTFVATDSTPSLRLDIPLERAEKDRVEVLNNIFFATGEYTLDEKSKVELQKLVLFLKDNPKLSIEIAGHTDDVGSDKENLELSRQRAQSVVRYLAGSGLPDSRFTAIGYGETKPKVPNDSDQNRRLNRRIEWRIR; translated from the coding sequence ATGAACCGCATCATCTGCCTTGTTCTCCTCATCGTGCTGGCCAGCTGCATGGGTACCTTCGCGCAGGATAAAGCCATGCCTCGCCGGACGCGGGAGCTGTACGACAATGCCCAAATTGCCTGGAAGGAACGAAAAATGGAAGCAGCGCTGCCTTTGTTCCAGAAACTGGCCGAACTGGAACCCGGCCTTCCCGAGGTACATCTAAGGCTAGGGCAGCTCTACGAATGGCAGCGGCAAACTGCCCGTGCCCGTTACCATTATCAGCAGCTGGTAAAGCTCGATCCCGATGCGCCGGAAGTAGCCACCGCCTACCAGTGGCTGGGACGTGACACCTTTCAGCGAGAGTGCTACGACTCGGCGCAGGTGTACCTATCGCAGGCCCTGGCCCGCTACCCCGAACGGTCCAATCTGGCACTGGTTACCCGTAAGTGGATCGCTTCAGCCCAATTTGCCGAGCAGGCCATCAGGCATCCTTTGAAAATAAACAAGCGCTCCCTGGGCGATACCGTCAATTTCCTGAAAGCCCAGTTTTTTCCGGTACTAACCGCTGATAATGAAACACTGATATTCACCGGTCTTACCCCGGAGCGGGACGAGAATATGTACATCACGCACCGGACAGAAAAAGGTTGGGACACGCCGGAGGAAATTTCAAAAAATATCAATTCACCCAATAACGAAGGTACCTGTACCATTTCGGCGGACGGCCGAACGTTAGTCTTTACCGCTTGTAATCGCCCCGATGGGTACGGGGGCTGCGATTTGTACTTTACCCGGCAAGACGGAAAAGACTGGCTGGCTCCGAAGAATATGGGGCAGACCGTCAATAGCAGCAACTGGGAATCCCAGCCGTCGTTGTCGGCCGATGGCAGTGTGTTGTACTTCACTTCGGATCGTCCCGGTGGCGCGGGGAAGTCGGATATTTGGAAAACTATCCTCGACAGCTCGGGGGAATGGCTTACTCCCACCAATCTGGGTAGGACGATCAACACGCCCGACGAGGAGAACGCCCCTTTCATTCATGCCAACGGACATACCCTTTTCTATGCGTCCAATGGGTTGCCGGGTCTGGGTGGGTTCGACCTCTTCATGTCTCAGCGTACCGATACGCTATGGAGCGATCCTAAAAACCTGGGGTACCCTATCAATACCGTCGCTGATCAGGTAGGGATGTACATATCGGCCGATGGTCAGACCGCCTATTACACCGATGACCGCACCGAGCCCAAAGGTCGGCGGGCCATGCTCTATGCGTTCACCATTCCCGATACTTTGCAAAAAGCCTTCGTACCCACCAAGTACATCAAAGGAAAGGTGTTTGACCAAAGTACCAAAGCACCCTTACAGGCCTTGCTCGAATTGTACGACCTGGGGAGTCAGCAGCGGGTGGCCACGTTCTCATCGCAACCTGCCAACGGTGAATTCCTGGCCGTGTTGAATCAGAACAGTGAACATGCCCTGTATGTGGTGAAAGAAGGGTACCTATTTAAAAGCCTGACTTTCGTGGCCACTGATTCCACTCCCTCATTGCGACTGGATATTCCGCTGGAACGGGCCGAGAAGGATCGGGTTGAGGTGCTGAATAATATCTTTTTTGCCACAGGAGAATATACCCTCGATGAGAAATCAAAGGTAGAGCTGCAAAAACTGGTATTGTTCCTGAAAGACAACCCCAAACTATCTATTGAGATAGCCGGACACACCGACGATGTGGGGAGCGATAAGGAAAATTTGGAACTTTCACGGCAGCGGGCCCAAAGCGTAGTTCGCTACCTGGCTGGCTCCGGGCTACCGGACAGTCGGTTTACAGCGATCGGTTATGGTGAAACAAAACCCAAGGTACCTAATGATTCTGACCAGAATCGTCGTCTCAACCGCCGGATCGAGTGGCGTATCCGTTGA
- the trxB gene encoding thioredoxin-disulfide reductase, which yields MTPEKIECLIIGSGPAGYTAAIYASRAGLKPVLYQGPQPGGQLTITTDVENYPGYPDGIGGPEMMMDFEKQARRFGADIRYGMATAVDFSGNCHKVTIDDKFEIEAESVIISTGASAKWLGLPGEERLNGRGVSACAVCDGFFFRGQDVVVVGAGDTAAEEASYLAKLCRKVTVLVRRDEMRASKIMQKRLMSLTNVEILWNTETVELLGEEGLETVKVVNNQTGKETLLPATGFFVAIGHKPNTDLFKDYLDMDAAGYIQTVKGTSRTNIEGVFACGDAQDFVYRQAITAAGTGCMAALDAERYLAARTLMAEEQEM from the coding sequence ATGACACCCGAAAAAATTGAATGCCTGATCATCGGATCAGGTCCCGCCGGTTATACGGCAGCTATATACGCCTCCCGTGCCGGCTTGAAACCCGTTCTCTACCAGGGTCCTCAGCCAGGTGGACAATTGACCATCACGACCGATGTGGAAAACTACCCCGGCTACCCCGATGGAATCGGTGGTCCCGAAATGATGATGGATTTTGAGAAGCAAGCCCGTCGATTTGGCGCCGATATTCGGTACGGGATGGCTACGGCGGTTGATTTTTCAGGAAATTGCCATAAAGTTACCATAGACGACAAGTTCGAAATTGAAGCTGAGTCGGTCATAATCTCCACGGGCGCCTCGGCCAAGTGGCTGGGTTTGCCCGGCGAAGAGCGTCTGAATGGACGGGGCGTTTCGGCCTGTGCGGTATGTGATGGCTTCTTCTTCCGGGGCCAGGACGTGGTTGTGGTAGGAGCAGGCGATACCGCCGCCGAGGAAGCGAGCTACCTGGCCAAACTGTGCCGCAAGGTGACCGTTTTGGTACGGCGCGATGAGATGCGTGCTTCCAAAATCATGCAGAAACGCCTGATGTCGCTGACCAATGTGGAGATTCTCTGGAACACCGAAACGGTCGAACTCCTGGGAGAGGAAGGTTTGGAAACGGTAAAGGTGGTGAATAACCAGACCGGCAAAGAAACTCTGTTGCCAGCCACGGGATTTTTTGTAGCTATTGGCCATAAGCCCAATACCGACCTGTTTAAAGACTACCTTGATATGGACGCTGCGGGCTATATCCAGACGGTCAAGGGTACCAGCCGCACTAACATTGAAGGGGTGTTTGCCTGTGGCGACGCTCAGGATTTTGTGTACCGCCAGGCGATTACGGCGGCGGGCACAGGCTGTATGGCTGCCCTGGACGCAGAACGCTATCTGGCCGCCCGGACCCTGATGGCTGAAGAACAGGAAATGTAG
- a CDS encoding peptidoglycan DD-metalloendopeptidase family protein: MKVKIGISLLWLLCAVTVRGYAQERGKFRKNPKIKQNTTETYNPNFPVIEPKREPEVDFKVETSTIQFQSQFEPAKPLNPVVNEDTTTIDEGETEVLEVVDSMQIGDEWVKIADYYVIWDSRAINPYGMDPLEFNETIDLKLYDPAENRFWNTPVEGPRITSNFGFRWGRWHAGTDIDLETGDPVYSTYDGMVRVVGWDGNGYGRFVMVRHYNGLETLYGHMSKPLVESGQIVKAGDILGLGGSTGRSSGSHLHYENRYEGNPFDSKYIFDWEKQQVRSDHFTLTSQVWDYKRGGRPAKNEFEESEKPVYVRTMLHRVRSGETLSSIASRYGLNVSALAKLNRISTRSTLHIGQKLRVK; encoded by the coding sequence ATGAAAGTTAAAATAGGGATAAGCCTGCTTTGGCTCCTATGCGCGGTTACTGTGCGGGGGTATGCTCAGGAGCGGGGAAAATTTCGTAAGAATCCGAAAATAAAACAAAATACCACTGAAACTTACAATCCCAATTTTCCGGTGATAGAGCCCAAACGGGAACCGGAAGTGGATTTCAAGGTAGAAACCTCTACTATTCAATTTCAGAGCCAGTTTGAACCCGCTAAACCTCTCAATCCGGTCGTGAATGAAGACACCACCACGATTGACGAAGGAGAAACCGAGGTGCTGGAAGTAGTGGATTCCATGCAGATCGGGGACGAATGGGTCAAAATTGCCGACTACTACGTGATTTGGGACTCGCGTGCCATTAACCCGTACGGCATGGATCCCCTGGAATTTAACGAAACCATCGACCTGAAGCTTTACGATCCGGCTGAAAACCGTTTCTGGAATACCCCCGTCGAAGGCCCACGCATCACCTCCAATTTCGGGTTCCGCTGGGGACGCTGGCATGCGGGTACCGACATCGACCTCGAAACGGGTGATCCCGTCTATAGTACGTACGATGGCATGGTACGGGTAGTGGGCTGGGACGGGAACGGCTACGGTCGCTTCGTGATGGTAAGGCATTACAATGGGCTGGAAACCCTCTACGGGCACATGTCCAAACCCCTTGTGGAATCAGGTCAGATTGTAAAGGCCGGAGATATTCTCGGGCTTGGGGGTAGCACCGGACGTAGTTCGGGCTCTCATTTGCACTATGAAAACCGTTATGAGGGAAATCCCTTTGATTCCAAGTATATTTTCGATTGGGAAAAACAGCAGGTCCGGTCGGATCACTTCACGCTCACATCACAGGTATGGGATTATAAAAGAGGAGGCCGCCCCGCAAAAAACGAATTTGAAGAAAGTGAGAAACCCGTGTACGTGCGTACCATGCTTCATCGGGTTCGCTCGGGTGAAACCCTGTCGTCCATTGCCAGCCGTTATGGCCTGAATGTGTCGGCCTTGGCCAAGCTCAACCGAATATCGACACGTTCAACCCTGCACATCGGTCAAAAACTGCGTGTAAAGTAA
- the bshB1 gene encoding bacillithiol biosynthesis deacetylase BshB1 has product MKLDILAIAAHPDDVELGCAGTLLAHMALGKKVGILDLTRGELGTRGTPEGRVLEASEAAHILGIEVRANAGLADGFFRNDEAHQRAIIPYIRQYQPDIVLANAHSDRHPDHGRASELISQSCFYSGLRMIETVDAEGTPQAAWRPRNVFHFIQDRYIQPDFVVDITPHWDKKVEAMLAFKSQFFIPNANSSEPQSYISSPEFLDFIRARAEEMGHAIGVKYGEGFTSKRQLGVRDLSVFC; this is encoded by the coding sequence ATGAAACTTGACATTCTGGCGATTGCCGCCCACCCCGACGATGTAGAACTGGGCTGTGCGGGAACGTTGCTGGCGCACATGGCGCTGGGCAAAAAAGTGGGGATTCTGGACCTGACGCGCGGTGAACTGGGTACCCGGGGTACCCCCGAGGGGCGGGTACTTGAAGCTTCGGAGGCTGCTCATATTCTGGGAATTGAGGTGCGCGCTAATGCCGGGCTTGCCGATGGATTTTTTCGGAATGATGAAGCGCACCAACGTGCTATCATCCCCTACATCCGGCAATACCAACCGGACATTGTGTTGGCTAACGCTCATAGCGACCGCCATCCCGACCACGGCCGGGCTTCTGAACTGATCTCCCAAAGCTGTTTTTATTCGGGCCTCCGCATGATTGAAACGGTTGACGCCGAAGGTACCCCACAAGCAGCCTGGCGCCCCAGGAATGTTTTCCATTTTATTCAGGATCGGTATATACAACCTGATTTCGTGGTTGACATCACGCCACATTGGGACAAAAAAGTAGAAGCAATGCTGGCGTTTAAAAGTCAGTTCTTCATTCCCAATGCCAATAGTTCAGAGCCCCAAAGCTACATTTCAAGCCCCGAATTTCTGGACTTTATTCGGGCCAGGGCTGAAGAAATGGGCCATGCCATCGGCGTAAAGTACGGCGAAGGTTTTACCAGTAAACGGCAACTAGGCGTCCGGGATTTGTCTGTTTTCTGTTAG
- the pdxH gene encoding pyridoxamine 5'-phosphate oxidase: MSQKIADLRKEYTLNGLSETAVDKNPLLQFRNWFDTALEAGLSEPNTMHLSTLGENSRPSGRIVLLKELDEQGFVFYTNYHSRKGRDLALHPFASLTFFWVDLERQVRIEGSVEKVSAKESDEYFAIRPRGSQIGAWVSHQSENLPSREILEEQQAEYEKQFADQTVPRPPHWGGYRLVPDRMEFWQGRPSRLHDRIAYMRDSTGSWTIGRLSP, encoded by the coding sequence ATGAGCCAGAAAATTGCCGATCTCCGCAAGGAATACACCCTGAATGGCCTGAGTGAGACCGCTGTCGACAAAAATCCCCTCTTACAATTTCGAAACTGGTTCGATACCGCTCTTGAGGCCGGATTGTCCGAACCCAATACTATGCATCTCAGTACCTTGGGAGAAAATTCCCGTCCCAGCGGAAGGATTGTGCTCCTGAAAGAACTGGATGAGCAGGGTTTCGTTTTCTACACCAATTACCACAGCCGAAAGGGGCGCGATTTGGCCCTGCATCCCTTTGCAAGCCTTACCTTTTTCTGGGTGGATTTAGAGCGGCAGGTACGTATTGAAGGTAGTGTCGAGAAAGTCAGCGCCAAGGAATCCGACGAATACTTTGCCATTCGGCCGCGGGGCAGCCAAATCGGCGCATGGGTATCGCACCAGAGCGAAAATCTACCGTCGCGGGAGATTTTAGAAGAACAACAGGCTGAATACGAAAAACAATTTGCTGACCAGACCGTCCCACGGCCGCCCCATTGGGGAGGCTACCGCCTGGTACCCGACCGCATGGAATTTTGGCAGGGCAGGCCCAGTCGCCTGCACGACCGGATCGCCTATATGAGGGACAGTACAGGTTCCTGGACCATCGGACGCCTGTCGCCCTAA